Proteins from a genomic interval of Longimicrobium sp.:
- a CDS encoding Wadjet anti-phage system protein JetA family protein: MTQAATVRHLPTMAAHYSPAVLPVKTHVTACPPALFAAVSEELFRPLSDHYPALYWSILAALYERKFESVALELPRREAVEIAEDVLRESPEWAERREALVAGTDAPDAAASADSFASEDTVLRRTAGRLVSRLERSGWFYFEYYKGIGEVLNFRPHPARIMGALMSAARDEQPPLPGFAHGVALLLQPESVAAKPGLAIAGVKRQTMEFSRELKILHGSIRESTERLTAREITAAGILEEALDRYEDRVRRNYHQLKTRDNFYRWRLDIVSRLDQLEGDDWVIEEAARWYAEQARVAPDAGRERVLEDLESIRQQIDSLPRVLREIDERNQRFTGIALRRLTYLLKNDARTEAHLQGIIELLVRREVDGLDVPLYRCELLGDSFLYRPRRRRAPVAPQPVAARPPVDETAVRTAFAKRIADPYSRARLEAYVQALLDGRESVATSDLRVGSDADYVRLIHVVGLAGRAAFVFAPDACPQGCAGGCDACRVDAGQYVLPAGHLSLAPPKP; the protein is encoded by the coding sequence GTGACCCAAGCCGCCACGGTGCGTCACCTCCCCACGATGGCGGCGCATTACTCCCCCGCAGTGCTTCCCGTCAAGACTCACGTGACCGCCTGTCCGCCTGCTCTCTTCGCCGCGGTTTCCGAGGAGTTGTTCCGCCCGCTGAGCGACCATTATCCGGCCCTGTACTGGTCGATTCTGGCCGCACTGTACGAGCGGAAGTTCGAGAGTGTCGCGCTCGAACTTCCCCGGCGAGAAGCGGTTGAAATCGCTGAGGACGTGCTGCGGGAGTCTCCCGAATGGGCTGAGCGCCGTGAAGCACTCGTTGCCGGCACTGATGCACCGGATGCGGCTGCTTCCGCCGATTCTTTCGCCTCCGAAGATACCGTACTGCGGCGAACGGCGGGCCGTCTCGTGAGTCGCCTTGAGCGCAGTGGATGGTTCTACTTCGAATACTACAAGGGAATCGGTGAGGTCCTGAACTTCCGTCCGCATCCCGCTCGGATCATGGGCGCGTTGATGTCAGCCGCCCGGGACGAGCAGCCGCCGCTGCCGGGGTTTGCCCATGGAGTGGCGCTCCTCCTTCAGCCGGAATCCGTCGCTGCAAAGCCTGGACTCGCCATAGCTGGGGTAAAGCGGCAGACGATGGAGTTTTCGCGCGAACTGAAGATTCTCCATGGCAGCATACGCGAATCCACTGAGAGGCTGACTGCGCGCGAGATTACTGCCGCCGGAATCCTTGAGGAAGCCCTGGACCGCTACGAGGACCGTGTTCGCCGGAACTACCACCAGCTGAAGACCAGGGACAACTTCTATCGCTGGCGCCTTGACATCGTGAGCCGTCTCGATCAACTGGAAGGAGACGACTGGGTGATCGAAGAGGCGGCGCGCTGGTATGCTGAACAGGCGCGAGTTGCTCCAGACGCTGGCCGGGAGCGGGTTCTTGAGGATCTCGAGTCCATTCGCCAGCAGATCGACTCGCTCCCGCGTGTCTTGCGTGAGATCGATGAGCGTAACCAGCGCTTCACCGGGATCGCGCTTCGAAGGCTTACCTACCTCTTGAAGAATGACGCGCGTACTGAAGCACACCTGCAGGGCATCATTGAACTGTTGGTGCGGCGAGAGGTGGACGGTCTCGACGTACCCCTGTACCGGTGTGAGCTCTTAGGGGATTCGTTCCTGTATCGTCCTCGCCGCCGCCGGGCGCCTGTGGCGCCGCAGCCGGTCGCCGCTCGCCCGCCCGTTGACGAGACGGCGGTGCGCACTGCATTCGCAAAGCGCATCGCTGATCCCTACTCACGGGCGAGGCTGGAGGCCTACGTGCAGGCGCTGCTCGACGGCAGAGAAAGTGTGGCCACGTCTGACCTGCGTGTCGGGTCGGATGCCGATTACGTACGCCTGATTCACGTGGTTGGATTGGCAGGACGGGCTGCGTTCGTATTCGCCCCGGATGCATGTCCACAGGGCTGCGCGGGCGGTTGCGACGCGTGTCGCGTCGATGCAGGCCAGTACGTGCTTCCTGCCGGCCACCTTTCGCTCGCCCCACCAAAGCCTTGA
- a CDS encoding DUF4194 domain-containing protein, giving the protein MDFSFLEELRALSVSKQEQFQRVVSRLLGGQVLSPGDRALRSPDPDWMFLSSHRALVDGWLRIGGFRVDFHGDAEIARAVHIGGEHQARFDLNESLVVCVLRQIYHEQMSSGVRDSGCVVRVDEIRERIAVAGHGARLMSPGAALRALRRLARHRLVRLDPGFAGDDHDEVRVEPLIEKVLTPDQITRYFEELSGPAAKEEFGEEQPAGEAADAEA; this is encoded by the coding sequence ATGGATTTCTCCTTTCTGGAAGAGCTTCGCGCGCTTTCTGTGAGCAAACAGGAGCAGTTTCAGCGCGTTGTCTCACGCCTCCTGGGCGGCCAGGTTCTTTCCCCTGGTGACCGTGCGCTGCGCAGCCCGGATCCGGACTGGATGTTCCTCAGCAGCCACCGTGCGCTCGTGGACGGCTGGCTGCGCATTGGAGGCTTCCGCGTCGACTTCCACGGGGACGCTGAGATCGCCCGCGCCGTTCACATCGGGGGGGAGCATCAGGCGCGTTTCGATTTGAATGAGAGCCTGGTCGTATGTGTCCTCCGGCAGATCTACCACGAGCAGATGTCGTCGGGTGTGCGAGACTCGGGGTGCGTCGTCCGCGTAGACGAGATCCGCGAGCGAATCGCCGTCGCCGGCCACGGCGCGCGGCTCATGTCGCCGGGGGCGGCGCTTCGCGCGCTGAGGCGCTTGGCCCGGCACCGTCTCGTGCGATTGGACCCAGGCTTCGCTGGAGACGATCATGACGAGGTACGGGTGGAGCCGCTGATCGAAAAGGTACTCACCCCGGATCAGATAACACGGTACTTCGAGGAACTTTCTGGTCCGGCCGCCAAGGAGGAGTTCGGAGAAGAACAGCCCGCGGGGGAGGCGGCCGATGCGGAGGCTTGA
- a CDS encoding ATP-binding protein: MRRLEEIRLVNWHSFGDETIRVEGDVLLTGENGTGKSTILDAVQYALVADLSLVRFNQAANETGRRDLVGYIRGKEKLRDARRPDEVRFRRAASTSHVMLRFGDDADPSHSFLCGIVMEVSEGDPMPVRHHLYGLAGRSCECLRSLRMGTRSPHASFATRCASSGPWFTPT, encoded by the coding sequence ATGCGGAGGCTTGAGGAGATTCGGCTCGTCAACTGGCATAGCTTCGGTGACGAGACCATTCGCGTTGAGGGCGACGTGCTACTGACCGGTGAGAACGGAACTGGTAAATCGACCATTCTCGATGCAGTCCAGTATGCGCTCGTCGCGGACCTTTCACTCGTACGCTTCAACCAGGCGGCGAATGAGACCGGACGCCGTGACCTCGTCGGCTACATAAGAGGCAAAGAAAAGCTGAGGGACGCACGTCGACCGGATGAAGTCCGCTTCCGGAGGGCGGCTTCAACATCGCACGTGATGCTTCGGTTCGGCGACGACGCGGATCCCTCCCATAGCTTTCTGTGCGGGATCGTGATGGAGGTTTCGGAAGGTGATCCAATGCCGGTGCGGCACCACTTGTATGGCCTCGCGGGCAGGTCCTGCGAGTGCCTGCGATCACTCCGGATGGGCACACGATCCCCTCACGCGAGTTTCGCAACGCGGTGCGCGAGCTCGGGGCCGTGGTTTACCCCGACGTAA
- a CDS encoding SbcC/MukB-like Walker B domain-containing protein, which produces MPAITPDGHTIPSREFRNAVRELGAVVYPDVTEYQEEVRHRLGFLPESFHRLLVKALAFKPLGEVRQFVTDYLLEERPLETSALQWNVQHYHQLEAEAAEGERRIAALKEIEAKHEELNQSRAALDNLRYVSLRAEVEVRLDEFHAVEAEISSHEDSVETAKREAAALKQRVELLTEQRDRVVGVLHGSPSFIERERTREDLKAARAALGVAEEAARQVQHVSNGMLRTLNRLSSADAQAWRATEPELLGGDPFADPERVLRAREFLARAADPDGRRLNAWRKFLSDGEEVFARAGLRLESRVLDYRRDAEQLSSELRDLEAGRPRYTEQVDALLHLLETRLQGRREAKPLCELIEVADPLWADAVEGYLGAAKFSVILDPQDYPAAVRFYEKHRHGYRLPGRGEVKIHGVRVIDLDGVRRDGRSRRLGSLAEKIATDDPLARLFVDWLLGDVMCVTNAQDLRRHRQAVTPGAMAHKGHGTFQIPARDYQDHHIGQAAREARRQKAGQELARLTQLIRDAGPLDQFLRDARTDCITHLASLERLTELAERAAGQSGLEERVLALKARIASLEGDDALATQEKLRDSLNEGIQTTNQSYLERFGEARELEGALKELYKKHHGAENALASASMRLRAEFPVDTQRTLENERKYEKERETRSSTEIRHAYERQGIGYETRVRNLVELASLRRQFDGEFSFSAGETAEDDISPYIREKDLWEGSRIVEYRDKMTTAREKARRQLAEDYVYQIYDSILTMEERFEELNAGLAKVRFGWGRYRFSFAVRRDHQEMVALIRRVGQYGKDTLFGAADLLRDETQEAFDALADRILRLPAKQVTSELEALSDYREFFIYDLILETEKGYQASHGDIAETGSGGETQTPYYIAVFAAMHQMYAQGGGRRRRGPGGGLVLLDEAFSKMDEPRIAAVLEAAREMKLQLLMVTPGDKVRLIVPYVTTTVVINRDQVDPLAVPYAAVFNKRLDPDAYAEVESLAEDLLQAT; this is translated from the coding sequence GTGCCTGCGATCACTCCGGATGGGCACACGATCCCCTCACGCGAGTTTCGCAACGCGGTGCGCGAGCTCGGGGCCGTGGTTTACCCCGACGTAACGGAATACCAGGAGGAAGTGCGGCATCGGCTGGGTTTTCTGCCCGAGTCGTTTCACCGGCTCCTCGTCAAAGCTCTCGCTTTCAAACCGCTCGGTGAGGTGCGTCAGTTCGTCACGGACTACCTGCTGGAGGAACGTCCGCTGGAAACCTCGGCGTTGCAGTGGAATGTGCAGCACTACCACCAACTCGAGGCTGAGGCTGCCGAAGGCGAGCGCCGGATCGCGGCGCTGAAGGAGATCGAAGCGAAGCATGAGGAGCTGAACCAGAGCCGGGCTGCGCTGGACAACCTTCGATACGTGTCGTTGCGGGCGGAGGTGGAGGTGCGGCTGGACGAGTTCCATGCTGTCGAGGCTGAGATCTCGTCGCATGAAGATTCGGTCGAAACCGCAAAGCGGGAGGCGGCGGCTCTGAAGCAAAGGGTAGAGTTGCTCACAGAGCAGCGCGACCGTGTTGTCGGTGTCCTGCATGGCAGTCCGTCATTCATAGAAAGGGAGCGCACACGCGAGGATCTGAAGGCTGCGCGAGCGGCGCTCGGCGTGGCAGAGGAGGCTGCACGGCAGGTCCAGCACGTCTCGAATGGCATGCTCCGCACGCTGAATCGGCTTTCGTCCGCGGATGCTCAGGCATGGCGCGCGACCGAACCCGAGTTGCTCGGCGGGGATCCCTTTGCCGACCCTGAACGGGTGCTTCGGGCGCGCGAGTTTCTGGCGCGCGCCGCGGATCCTGACGGACGGCGTCTGAACGCCTGGCGGAAGTTCTTGAGCGATGGCGAAGAAGTATTCGCCCGGGCCGGTCTCCGGCTGGAATCGCGCGTGCTCGACTACCGGCGTGACGCGGAACAGCTTTCATCGGAGCTGCGCGATCTCGAGGCAGGGCGCCCTCGTTACACGGAACAGGTAGACGCCCTTCTGCATCTGCTGGAGACGAGACTCCAAGGTCGTCGCGAAGCCAAGCCGCTGTGCGAGTTGATCGAAGTGGCGGATCCGCTTTGGGCCGACGCAGTAGAGGGATACCTTGGCGCAGCCAAGTTCTCCGTGATCCTCGACCCGCAGGATTACCCAGCCGCTGTCCGGTTCTACGAGAAGCACCGGCACGGCTACCGGCTTCCCGGGCGCGGCGAGGTAAAGATCCACGGTGTGCGGGTTATCGACCTCGACGGGGTGCGCCGCGACGGTCGTTCGCGACGTCTGGGTTCTCTGGCCGAGAAGATCGCGACCGATGACCCACTGGCAAGGCTGTTCGTGGACTGGCTGCTGGGCGACGTCATGTGCGTCACCAACGCACAGGACCTCAGGCGGCATCGGCAGGCCGTGACGCCGGGCGCGATGGCGCACAAAGGACATGGCACGTTCCAGATTCCCGCACGTGACTACCAGGACCACCACATCGGCCAGGCTGCCCGTGAGGCGCGCCGGCAGAAGGCGGGTCAGGAACTTGCCCGGCTGACGCAGCTGATCCGCGACGCCGGACCTCTCGACCAGTTTCTGAGGGATGCCCGGACGGATTGCATAACCCATCTGGCCAGCCTGGAACGGCTCACGGAACTTGCCGAGCGAGCAGCTGGGCAATCCGGCCTTGAGGAGAGAGTGCTCGCCCTCAAGGCTCGCATCGCCAGCTTGGAAGGCGACGACGCGCTGGCGACCCAGGAGAAACTGCGGGATTCCTTGAACGAGGGAATCCAGACTACAAACCAGTCATATCTGGAGCGATTTGGCGAGGCGAGAGAACTTGAAGGCGCTCTCAAGGAACTGTACAAGAAGCACCATGGGGCGGAGAACGCACTCGCATCAGCCAGCATGCGGCTCCGCGCGGAGTTCCCGGTGGATACACAGCGAACGCTTGAAAATGAGCGAAAGTACGAGAAGGAGCGGGAGACGCGTTCGTCCACCGAGATTCGCCACGCTTATGAGCGGCAGGGAATCGGCTACGAAACGCGCGTGAGAAATCTGGTCGAACTTGCGTCTCTGCGGCGCCAGTTCGATGGTGAGTTCTCTTTCTCCGCAGGAGAAACAGCCGAGGACGATATTTCTCCGTACATCCGGGAGAAAGATCTTTGGGAAGGAAGCCGGATTGTTGAGTACCGCGACAAGATGACGACGGCGCGTGAGAAGGCTCGGCGCCAGTTGGCAGAGGACTACGTCTACCAGATTTACGACAGCATCCTCACGATGGAGGAGCGGTTTGAGGAACTGAACGCCGGACTGGCAAAGGTCCGATTCGGGTGGGGTAGATACCGGTTTTCGTTCGCGGTTCGCCGTGACCACCAGGAAATGGTCGCGCTCATCCGGCGAGTGGGGCAATACGGGAAGGATACCTTGTTTGGCGCTGCGGATCTGCTCCGCGACGAGACGCAGGAGGCGTTCGACGCGCTCGCCGACCGGATTCTGCGCCTCCCGGCAAAGCAGGTTACTTCTGAGCTGGAAGCGCTTTCCGACTATCGCGAGTTTTTCATCTACGATCTCATCCTGGAAACAGAGAAGGGATATCAAGCCTCGCACGGCGACATCGCTGAGACAGGGTCGGGCGGGGAAACGCAGACGCCATACTACATCGCGGTGTTTGCGGCGATGCACCAGATGTATGCCCAGGGTGGCGGCCGTCGCCGCCGCGGGCCCGGCGGTGGCCTCGTCCTTCTGGACGAGGCGTTCTCGAAAATGGATGAGCCGCGGATTGCGGCCGTGCTCGAGGCTGCGCGCGAAATGAAGTTGCAGCTCCTGATGGTCACGCCGGGCGACAAGGTCCGCCTGATCGTCCCGTACGTGACGACGACCGTGGTTATCAACCGCGACCAGGTGGATCCGCTCGCGGTTCCGTATGCGGCCGTGTTCAACAAACGTCTCGACCCCGATGCATACGCCGAAGTCGAAAGCCTTGCGGAAGATCTGCTTCAGGCTACTTGA
- a CDS encoding Wadjet anti-phage system protein JetD domain-containing protein has translation MHTPKSKALRKICFRLLEAYERSKSYGSLGPWPRAVIVPLDEAGFAEAFKADGRETRMALTAAARELSDTGAATVIYHKHDRHGLPKEVRLGPIQVEAAYQVARAHGFVPLHEALFRLTAHCRALAAESGIEWFSAELEEIANAADRGELLIPKVKGERFKRDEKDILDSLTAAAALAAGVQGMERVVSERIFGDSKRLAAVRGHTERCLLAWDPRWRGVGEEAMPSSLLNEYGVMSKPLYLSIAGCAELKVNARTYLLEDFVPAAQLPEGWSNALSEGLSGANLQTITTIENETSFFQYVEAEGGPRRLGARGEVVIYTGGFPAMVLTDVLRAVGEAQRDMTFRHWGDADAGGLEIWWVLRTRIGRPISLFRTTADWVRQQSSRRGRPLTPQDRKTLSRLEQRIAAASGPDVEAALELKAAIMSGNTKFEQERWSDPECAQPERLPRLR, from the coding sequence ATGCATACGCCGAAGTCGAAAGCCTTGCGGAAGATCTGCTTCAGGCTACTTGAAGCATACGAACGCAGCAAATCCTACGGCAGCCTGGGGCCTTGGCCGCGGGCTGTCATCGTGCCGCTGGACGAAGCGGGCTTTGCTGAGGCGTTCAAGGCGGATGGCCGGGAAACCAGAATGGCGCTCACCGCGGCGGCCCGCGAACTCTCGGATACTGGGGCGGCGACCGTCATCTACCATAAACATGACCGTCACGGCCTGCCAAAGGAGGTTCGACTCGGGCCGATCCAGGTGGAGGCCGCCTACCAAGTTGCCCGGGCCCATGGCTTCGTCCCCTTGCACGAGGCGCTTTTTCGTCTCACCGCACACTGCCGGGCGCTGGCTGCGGAGTCCGGCATCGAGTGGTTCTCGGCCGAACTGGAGGAAATCGCGAATGCCGCTGACCGCGGTGAACTGCTGATCCCGAAGGTGAAGGGCGAGCGATTTAAGCGAGACGAGAAGGATATTCTGGATTCGCTCACGGCCGCTGCCGCGCTTGCGGCGGGTGTTCAGGGCATGGAGCGGGTGGTGAGCGAACGCATTTTCGGAGACTCCAAGCGCTTGGCCGCGGTACGTGGGCACACGGAGCGTTGTTTGCTGGCATGGGATCCCCGCTGGCGGGGTGTAGGGGAAGAAGCCATGCCGTCTTCGCTGCTCAATGAGTACGGGGTGATGTCCAAGCCCTTGTATCTCTCGATCGCCGGGTGCGCAGAGCTGAAGGTGAACGCCCGAACCTATCTGTTGGAAGACTTCGTCCCAGCGGCTCAGCTGCCCGAAGGTTGGAGCAACGCTCTGAGCGAGGGACTATCAGGTGCGAACCTCCAGACGATCACCACGATCGAGAACGAAACATCCTTCTTTCAATACGTCGAAGCCGAAGGGGGACCGCGGCGACTTGGTGCACGTGGCGAGGTCGTGATCTATACGGGTGGTTTTCCGGCGATGGTCCTGACTGATGTGCTTCGTGCTGTTGGCGAAGCACAGCGTGATATGACGTTCCGGCACTGGGGTGATGCAGATGCAGGTGGCCTGGAGATCTGGTGGGTGTTGCGAACCCGCATTGGCCGGCCGATCTCATTGTTCCGGACGACAGCAGATTGGGTACGGCAGCAGTCCAGCCGTCGTGGGCGGCCGCTGACGCCCCAGGACAGGAAGACACTGTCCCGGCTGGAACAACGCATCGCGGCTGCTTCGGGCCCGGACGTAGAGGCCGCACTGGAACTCAAGGCAGCGATCATGAGCGGGAACACAAAGTTCGAACAAGAGCGTTGGTCCGACCCTGAGTGCGCCCAACCCGAAAGATTGCCGCGCCTGCGGTAG